The following proteins come from a genomic window of Oncorhynchus mykiss isolate Arlee chromosome 19, USDA_OmykA_1.1, whole genome shotgun sequence:
- the si:dkey-229e3.2 gene encoding uncharacterized protein si:dkey-229e3.2, with translation MEEPLFSAYGDFVDWSVQTAWEQNDAEVDSAFGDWSSACNGNKSDAVENSSSLSSPMDMDISKLSTKLENGNVKKSCVVFQECFQVLGESKETNCTVRSLSQLLENTQPFQPTATICDCGSLWSHLVAEPSRLRLSEPKPSLHCHSHSRMVSALRITPSNCVSDQCESVLLEDHEETTETSCPPAAALIKTKLLAPSSCHGDTPAFLYQISQQWLTQCSIQLQPQHHKKPPALNYGEG, from the exons ATGGAGGAACCATTATTTTCTGCTTACGGGGATTTCGTCGACTGGTCTGTCCAAACTGCTTGGGAACAGAATGACGCCGAGGTGGACAGTGCGTTTGGAGACTGGAGTTCTGCCTGTAATGGCAACAAGTCGGATGCAGTTGAAAATTCTTCATCTCTGTCTTCACCCATGGACATGGACATCTCTAAACTCTCAACAAAG CTGGAGAATGGCAATGTGAAGAAATCATGTGTAGTTTTCCAGGAGTGCTTCCAGGTCTTGGGTGAATCTAAAGAGACCAACTGTACTGTACGATCTCTGTCCCAGCTGCTAGAAAACACACAGCCTTTTCAACCAACAGCTACAATATG TGACTGTGGCAGCTTGTGGAGCCATCTGGTGGCTGAGCCCAGCAGGCTGAGGCTGTCAGAGCCAAAGCCCAGCTTACACTGCCACAGCCACAGCAGAATGGTTTCTGCCCTCAGAATCACACCCTCAAATTGCGTCTCTGACCAG TGTGAGTCTGTCCTTTTGGAAGATCATGAAGAAACTACAGAGACCTCTTGCCCCCCTGCTGCTGCTCTCATCAAAACCAAG CTGCTGGCCCCCTCCTCCTGCCATGGTGACACCCCAGCTTTCCTCTACCAAATCTCCCAGCAGTGGCTGACTCAATGCAGCATCCAGCTGCAGCCTCAGCACCACAAGAAGCCTCCTGCACTGAACTATGGAGAAGGATAA